The proteins below are encoded in one region of Juglans microcarpa x Juglans regia isolate MS1-56 chromosome 4D, Jm3101_v1.0, whole genome shotgun sequence:
- the LOC121260996 gene encoding zinc finger protein CONSTANS-LIKE 5-like: MGIEAESLKGFGRSWGVTAKSCDSCKSAAAATFCRADSAFLCLSCDGKIHCANKLASRHERLWMCEVCEQAPAAVTCKADAAALCVTCDADIHSANPLARRHERVPVEPFFDSAESLIKSSALNNFLVVPTDQNVNASNNTTAKSETDINHHDDAEAASWLFPNPNLGSKVMDGLDVKPSDILFSEMDPFLEFDYPNPFYSAGTDSVVPVQTKPVSAAVVNPSGERCFDIDFCRSKLSVFSYSTQSLSQSVSSSDVGVVPDGNSMSDISYPFGRNMSADPNVPVSGTTNQPATQLCGSDREARVLRYREKRKNRKFEKTIRYASRKAYAETRPRIKGRFAKRTEIETDVDCLYNSVSAAAFVSDAQYGVVPTF; encoded by the exons ATGGGAATCGAAGCGGAGAGCTTGAAGGGGTTCGGCAGAAGCTGGGGCGTTACGGCCAAGTCTTGCGACTCCTGCAAATCGGCCGCTGCAGCCACCTTCTGCCGAGCAGACTCCGCATTCTTGTGCCTGAGCTGCGATGGAAAGATCCACTGCGCCAACAAGCTGGCGTCCCGCCACGAGCGCCTGTGGATGTGCGAGGTGTGCGAGCAGGCTCCCGCTGCCGTCACCTGCAAGGCCGACGCTGCCGCGCTCTGCGTCACCTGCGACGCCGACATCCACTCGGCTAACCCGCTTGCCCGCCGCCACGAGCGGGTCCCGGTCGAGCCCTTCTTCGACTCGGCCGAGTCCTTAATCAAATCATCGGCGCTCAATAATTTCCTTGTGGTCCCCACCGATCAGAACGTGAACGCCAGCAATAACACCACCGCGAAATCCGAGACTGACATCAACCATCACGACGACGCCGAAGCGGCGTCTTGGCTCTTTCCGAACCCCAATCTCGGTTCCAAGGTCATGGATGGTCTGGATGTGAAACCCAGCGACATTCTTTTCTCCGAAATGGATCCATTTCTTGAATTCGATTATCCAAACCCGTTTTACAGTGCGGGAACGGATAGCGTAGTACCAGTTCAAACTAAACCCGTCTCCGCTGCAGTCGTGAACCCCTCCGGGGAGAGGTGCTTCGATATTGATTTCTGCAGATCCAAGCTCTCTGTATTCAGCTATTCTACTCAGTCTCTCAGCCAAAGC GTATCCTCTTCCGATGTCGGAGTGGTTCCGGACGGGAATTCCATGTCCGATATATCCTATCCTTTCGGGCGAAACATGAGTGCCGATCCGAACGTGCCGGTATCGGGGACTACAAACCAACCGGCGACTCAGTTGTGTGGAAGCGATCGTGAAGCCAGGGTTTTGAGGTacagagagaagagaaagaaccGGAAGTTCGAGAAGACTATTCGCTACGCTTCGAGAAAGGCGTACGCGGAAACCCGGCCCAGAATCAAAGGCAGGTTCGCGAAACGGACGGAGATTGAAACCGATGTGGACTGTCTGTACAACTCGGTGTCCGCCGCGGCTTTCGTGTCCGACGCCCAGTATGGCGTCGTTCCTACCTTCTGA
- the LOC121260992 gene encoding protein GLUTAMINE DUMPER 3-like: MATREPFNVTAKSPLAAQPHLPWHSPVPYLFGGLAAMLGLIAFALLILACSYWRLSGYLEGDGAAERDLEAGEGKSDDTQKPPPVFEEKILVIMAGEVKPTFLATPMSSRSSSFTDSCSSCGNEKTVEMAETAKQQGVGRDHVQVPHENENRETPETSVDQAH, translated from the coding sequence ATGGCAACCAGAGAGCCTTTCAACGTAACCGCCAAGTCTCCCTTGGCGGCGCAGCCTCACTTGCCGTGGCATTCTCCGGTTCCTTACTTGTTTGGTGGCTTGGCAGCCATGTTGGGCCTCATTGCTTTTGCTCTGCTAATCCTTGCATGCTCCTATTGGAGGCTTTCAGGATATCTCGAGGGAGACGGCGCCGCAGAGAGAGACCTCGAGGCGGGCGAGGGGAAGAGCGATGACACCCAGAAGCCGCCACCGGTGTTTGAAGAGAAAATTTTGGTGATTATGGCGGGTGAAGTGAAGCCAACATTCTTGGCTACACCCATGTCCAGTCGGTCGTCTTCTTTCACGGATAGTTGTAGCAGTTGTGGTAACGAAAAGACGGTGGAAATGGCAGAGACTGCAAAGCAGCAAGGTGTTGGCCGTGATCATGTCCAGGTACCACATGAGAATGAGAACAGGGAGACCCCCGAAACCTCAGTAGATCAGGCCCATTAA
- the LOC121260993 gene encoding probable 1-deoxy-D-xylulose-5-phosphate synthase 2, chloroplastic: MSSSVLRTSFVPCFCPQDARSFPISQSLKTTGRLPRELKLNRTIVAQENNASDDLVNRGQMTRHNRLATKFLNFSEEKPSTPILDTINYPMHMKNLSIEELEVLANELREDIVYTVSKTGGHLSSSLGVAELTVALHHVFNSPEDKLIWDVGHQAYPHKILTGRRSRMHTIRQTCGLAGFPKREESVHDAFGAGHSSTSISAGLGMAVARDLLGKNNHVISVIGDGAMTAGQAYEAMNNAGYLDSNLIIILNDNEQVSLPTATVDGPAPPVGALSRSLTRLQSSRKFRQLREVAKNVSKQIGGKSHQVASKLDFYMKGIVGGAEACLFEELGLYYIGPVDGHNVEDLVYILKKVKAMPAPGPVLIHVITEKGKGYAPAEVAPDKMHGVVKFDPKSGKQLKSKSSTRSYTQYFADSLIAEAERDDRIVAIHAAMGGGTGLNLFQKRFPDRCFDVGIAEQHAVTFAAGLAAEGLKPFCAIYSSFLQRGYDQVAHDVDLQKLPVRFAIDRAGLVGADGPTHCGAFDTTFLACLPNMVVMAPSNETELMHMVATAAAIEDRPSCFRYPRGSGIGSILPPNNKGTPLEVGKGRVLKEGSRVAILGYGTIVQSCVAAAELLQVLGISVTVADARFCKPLDGDLIRRLAQEHEVLLTVEEGSIGGFSSHVSHYLGLNGLLDGNLKWRAMMLPDRYIDHGSQTVQIEEAGLSSKHIATTVLSLIGEPRDQNLHLLQI, translated from the exons ATGAGTTCTTCGGTCCTTAGAACCAGTTTTGTTCCATGTTTCTGTCCTCAAGATGCGCGTTCTTTTCCAATCTCGCAGAGTTTAAAGACTACTGGTCGTCTGCCCCGGGAACTGAag cTCAATAGAACGATAGTTGCTCAGGAAAACAATGCAAGCGATGATCTGGTGAACAGAGGTCAGATGACAAGGCATAACAGACTGGCCACAAAGTTCCTCAATTTCTCAGAAGAGAAGCCCTCCACTCCAATTCTTGACACCATAAACTACCCTATGCACATGAAAAATCTTTCCATTGAG GAACTTGAGGTTTTAGCCAATGAACTCCGAGAAGACATTGTTTATACAGTGTCAAAGACCGGAGGCCACCTAAGTTCAAGCCTGGGGGTGGCTGAGTTGACAGTAGCACTTCATCATGTATTCAACAGTCCTGAAGATAAGCTTATATGGGATGTTGGGCATCAG GCCTACCCTCATAAGATTTTAACCGGCAGGAGATCCAGAATGCATACAATTAGGCAAACATGTGGGCTTGCTGGCTTCCCCAAGAGGGAAGAGAGTGTACACGATGCCTTTGGAGCAGGACACAGTTCAACAAGCATTTCCGCTGGCTTGG GGATGGCAGTAGCCAGAGACTTGCTGGGGAAGAACAACCACGTGATTTCGGTAATAGGCGATGGGGCCATGACAGCCGGACAGGCATACGAGGCAATGAACAATGCGGGTTACCTTGACTCAAATCTTATCATCATTTTGAACGACAATGAACAAGTTTCCTTGCCAACTGCCACTGTGGACGGCCCTGCTCCTCCCGTTGGAGCTCTGAGTAGATCCCTGACTAGGCTACAATCCAGCAGAAAGTTCCGCCAGTTGCGTGAAGTTGCGAAG AACGTTTCAAAGCAAATTGGAGGGAAATCGCACCAGGTTGCTTCTAAGCTTGATTTCTATATGAAAGGGATTGTGGGTGGTGCTGAGGCATGTTTGTTTGAAGAACTAGGACTATACTATATTGGTCCTGTAGATGGCCATAATGTTGAAGACCTTGTCTATATTTTGAAGAAGGTCAAGGCCATGCCAGCCCCAGGACCTGTTCTCATCCATGTTATCACTGAGAAAGGAAAAGGCTATGCTCCGGCTGAAGTAGCACCAGATAAAATGCATG GTGTCGTGAAATTTGACCCCAAGTCAGGAAAACAGCTGAAGTCCAAATCGAGTACTCGTTCATACACCCAATACTTTGCAGATTCATTGATTGCAGAAGCAGAAAGAGATGATAGGATTGTAGCCATTCATGCTGCTATGGGAGGGGGTACAGGACTTAATTTATTCCAGAAGCGATTTCCGGATAGATGTTTTGATGTTGGGATAGCTGAACAACATGCCGTTACCTTTGCTGCTGGCCTAGCTGCTGAAGGGCTTAAGCCATTTTGTGCaatctattcttcttttctacAAAGAGGATATGATCAG GTTGCTCATGATGTAGACCTACAAAAGCTTCCTGTGAGGTTTGCGATAGACAGAGCTGGCCTTGTCGGTGCAGATGGTCCAACCCATTGTGGGGCCTTTGACACAACTTTCTTGGCTTGCTTACCTAACATGGTGGTCATGGCTCCTTCAAATGAAACTGAACTCATGCACATGGTGGCCACAGCTGCTGCTATTGAGGATCGGCCTAGCTGCTTTAGGTACCCTAGAGGAAGTGGCATTGGGTCGATTCTTCCACCAAATAACAAAGGGACACCCTTAGAG GTTGGTAAGGGAAGGGTGCTAAAGGAGGGAAGTAGGGTGGCTATTTTGGGTTATGGGACAATAGTACAAAGTTGTGTGGCAGCAGCAGAGCTGCTTCAAGTGCTTGGCATTTCAGTAACTGTAGCTGATGCACGATTCTGCAAGCCTCTTGATGGAGATTTGATCAGACGCCTAGCTCAGGAGCATGAGGTCCTCCTCACTGTTGAAGAAGGGTCTATCGGAGGATTTAGCTCTCACGTTTCACACTACTTGGGACTGAATGGATTGCTTGATGGAAACCTCAAg TGGAGGGCAATGATGCTTCCTGATAGATATATCGACCACGGTTCTCAAACCGTTCAGATCGAAGAAGCAGGGCTTAGTTCAAAGCATATCGCCACTACTGTATTGTCATTGATAGGTGAACCGAGGGATCAGAACCTTCATCTTCTCCAGATATAG
- the LOC121260994 gene encoding PTI1-like tyrosine-protein kinase At3g15890, which produces MGSVLSCICPEKADDEGRVNAVVGSNATWRIFTYKELHAATNGFSDEKKLGEGGFGSVYLGKTSDGLQIAVKKLKAMSSKAEMEFAVEVEVLGRVRHKNLLGLRGYCAGTDQRLIVYDYMPNLSLLSHLHGLLAGQVLLDWKRRMKIAMGSAEGLMYLHHEVTPHIIHRDIKASNVLLDSDFEPLVADFGFAKLIPEGVSHMTTRVKGTLGYLAPEYAMWGKVSESCDVYSFGILLLEIVTGRKPIEKLRGGTKRTITEWAEPLITKGRFKDIVDPKLRGNFDENQLKQAITVAALCVQSEPEKRPNMNEVVSLLKGCEPKVKVMPMRISSIKYREELLALDQPSDDEGGGPDDYGVFSALDGGPYQNYGDGGRLTRNA; this is translated from the exons ATGGGATCCGTCCTGAGTTGCATTTGTCCAGAGAAGGCCGATGATGAAGGCCG GGTCAACGCAGTCGTTGGAAGCAACGCTACATGGAGGATATTCACTTACAAAGAGTTGCATGCAGCAACTAACGGATTCAGCGACGAGAAGAAGCTTGGCGAAGGAGGGTTTGGAAGTGTTTATTTGGGAAAAACCTCCGATGGTCTTCAG ATAGCTGTGAAAAAATTGAAGGCAATGAGTTCTAAAGCGGAGATGGAATTTGCAGTGGAAGTGGAAGTTCTTGGAAGGGTTCGGCACAAGAATTTGTTGGGTCTCAGGGGATACTGCGCTGGGACTGATCAACGGCTCATAGTCTATGACTACATGCCAAACCTCAGCTTGCTATCTCATTTGCACGGCCTACTTGCTGGCCAAGTACTACTGGACTGGAAGAGGAGAATGAAGATTGCAATGGGCTCTGCAGAAGGCCTAAT GTATTTGCACCATGAAGTAACACCCCACATTATTCATCGGGACATAAAGGCAAGTAATGTGCTTTTGGACTCGGATTTTGAACCATTAGTGGCTGATTTTGGATTTGCGAAGCTTATTCCAGAGGGTGTTAGCCATATGACTACCCGTGTTAAGGGCACTTTGGGATACCTAGCACCCGAATATGCCATGTGGGGAAAGGTTTCCGAGAGCTGTGATGTGTACAGTTTTGGAATTCTTCTGTTGGAGATCGTCACCGGAAGAAAACCGATTGAAAAGCTCCGGGGAGGAACTAAGAGGACAATAACAGAATGGGCCGAGCCGCTCATAACCAAGGGAAGGTTTAAGGATATTGTTGATCCGAAACTTAGGGGGAACTTCGACGAAAACCAGCTTAAACAAGCCATCACTGTTGCTGCCCTGTGTGTGCAAAGTGAGCCAGAAAAGAGACCCAACATGAACGAAGTGGTTAGCCTTCTGAAAGGGTGTGAGCCAAAAGTAAAGGTTATGCCTATGAGAATTTCAAGTATCAAATACAGGGAAGAATTGCTAGCACTTGATCAACCTAGTGATGATGAGGGTGGTGGTCCCGATGACTACGGGGTTTTTAGTGCTTTGGATGGCGGTCCTTATCAGAACTATGGAGACGGCGGGAGATTGACCAGAAACGCGTAA